The following coding sequences are from one Acipenser ruthenus unplaced genomic scaffold, fAciRut3.2 maternal haplotype, whole genome shotgun sequence window:
- the si:dkey-19b23.8 gene encoding uncharacterized protein si:dkey-19b23.8 codes for MAHLMRTLRDSPAALRRRFTRDRTESLSHGDPLFKVHYLGTEKIYSLQAEQAEEAIGRLLQGAPAGKLPKDHALVVRPRYVEVKEISTGRQLTKTYLRDIACCAAGATRPDVFLYICRSHGGQQLQCRVFWCSKEKRVRQLTGCLAQSFQRALSDWQESSANEGEESQGAGLPGGMPPPEGRASTLPANLDRVRSLEEEGSQLQESFESEGEEGVDWGGVSRGSGGRSELPGGD; via the exons ATGGCTCACCTGATGAGGACGCTCCGCGACTCCCCGGCTGCCTTGCGGCGCAGATTCACCCGCGACCGGACCGAGAGCCTGTCTCACGGGGACCCGCTGTTCAAGGTGCACTACCTGGGCACGGAGAAGATCTACTCCCTTCAAGCTGAGCAAGCCGAGGAGGCCATCGGCCGTCTCCTGCAGGGGGCGCCAGCGGGGAAGCTGCCCAAGGACCACGCGCTGGTGGTGCGGCCACGCTACGTGGAAGTCAAGGAGATCTCCACCGGCAGGCAGCTGACCAAGACGTACCTGCGGGACATCGCGTGCTGTGCGGCAGGAGCCACGAGACCCGACGTCTTCCTGTATATCTGCAGGAGCCACGGCGGGCAGCAGCTGCAGTGCAGGGTGTTCTGGTGCAGCAAGGAGAAGCGGGTTCGACAGCTGACGGGCTGCCTGGCTCAGTCCTTCCAGAGAGCGCTCAGTGACTGGCAGGAGAGCTCTGCGAACGAGGGGGAGGAGTCCCAGGGGGCGGGGCTACCCGGAGGCATGCCTCCACCAGAGGGGCGGGCCTCTACCCTGCCAGCCAATCTCGACAGAG tcAGGTCGCTGGAGGAAGAGGGCTCGCAGCTCCAGGAGTCTTTTGAAAGCGAGGGTGAAGAGGGGGTCGACTGGGGGGGAGTGAGCCGGGGGAGCGGGGGCCGGTCGGAGCTCCCCGGGGGGGATTGA